The following coding sequences are from one Portunus trituberculatus isolate SZX2019 unplaced genomic scaffold, ASM1759143v1 PGA_scaffold_401__1_contigs__length_61346, whole genome shotgun sequence window:
- the LOC123500551 gene encoding uncharacterized protein LOC123500551, giving the protein MNFNFGGSDFHNIVVRSEDGFVSVRTNANNADDVSKWKDIFCAKNNLCFNVHRTYDVQRTAFHKKFICLHGDKRHAGIKKTNTRCPVTLDVKISLLTQWTKDKDPTLKNYPCTVVIKGTHNHSIQSASALNELRVLPSTKHTFFSYFDLGMSVPQSRTFHQEKMSLLTEVANNSINPKYRAVSHLHDDNSSSPVPLNTASEAGVADSREPASENSLEDFVVNSPSFSCTTNKKQEVLQLLNEAFERFSDGVSSSAITAMATKLKTLKTANQLNSCMHMFAASSSISCKRSKIHCQPTSVARRKVGTPGICYCWQRTHKNKYCSSNYSQKETS; this is encoded by the exons ATGAACTTTAACTTTGGAGGCAGTGACTTCCATAATATTGTGGTAAGAAGTGAGGATGGTTTCGTTTCAGTGAGAACTAATGCCAATAATGCAGACGATGTCTCAAAATGGAAGGACATCTTCTGTGCAAAGAACAATCTGTGTTTCAATGTGCACCGCACCTATGATGTCCAGAGGACAGCTTTTCATAAGAAGTTTATCTGCTTACATGGAGACAAACGCCATGCCGGTATTAAGAAGACAAACACAAG GTGCCCTGTGACCCTGGATGTGAAGATCAGCCTATTGACCCAGTGGACAAAAGACAAAGACCCAACTCTGAAGAATTATCCATGCACTGTGGTAATCAAAGGCACCCACAACCACAGTATTCAGTCAGCGTCTGCTCTGAATGAGCTCAGAGTACTGCCAAGCACGAAACACACATTTTTCAGCTATTTTGATCTTG GTATGTCTGTTCCTCAGTCAAGGACATTTCATCAGGAGAAGATGAGCCTGCTTACTGAGGTTGCTAACAACAGCATAAACCCAAAGTACCGTGCAGTGTCTCACCTGCACGATGATAATTCATCCTCACCAGTTCCGTTGAACACTGCAAGTGAGGCAGGTGTGGCTGATTCAAGGGAACCCGCAAGTGAAAACTCACTGGAGGACTTCGTTGTCAATTCACCTAGCTTTTCATGcactacaaataaaaaacaggaaGTTCTACAACTGCTGAATGAAGCCTTTGAGCGCTTTTCCGATGGAGTGTCTTCCTCTGCAATAACTGCTATGGCCACAAAGCTCAAAACCTTGAAAACGGCAAACCAGCTAAACAGCTGCATGCATATGTTTGCAGCATCTTCATCTATATCCTGCAAGCGCAGCAAAATCCATTGCCAACCAACTTCAGTGGCAAGGAGAAAAGTTGGTACACCAGGGATCTGCTACTGTTGGCAAAGGACGCACAAGAACAAATACTGCTCTTCCAACTACAGCCAAAAAGAGACCTCGTAA